In Rhizobium jaguaris, a single window of DNA contains:
- a CDS encoding LacI family DNA-binding transcriptional regulator: protein MNADTDENESRAAPTLASIAGRVGVSVNTVSRALRAPHTVRTELRRQINKAMEELNYVPNRLAGGLAGTRSDIVGVVVTSLYYSEFASIIDTLQSALLESGLQVMLANTRYDPEQETRLVRSILSWRPAAVAIIGVDHPPKVGELLRASGMPVIEMWDIGGDIIDSAVGIDHEAVGAAQASHLMERGYRKLAFVGSVRENDTRAQKRARGVARRIAEAGLRSVVKSTSQEGGNPDLGERLANDLLDADPEIDGIICNSDVVAFGVLRALRKRGKKVPDDIGVIAFGDSEASNCMFPTLSTVRPNRQRIGQLTADAILSRINGGDPRTIAVEWELVGRESTGKI from the coding sequence ATGAATGCCGATACGGATGAAAACGAGAGCAGAGCCGCACCCACGCTTGCATCGATTGCAGGCAGAGTCGGCGTTTCGGTCAATACGGTATCGCGGGCATTGAGAGCGCCGCATACCGTGCGGACGGAGCTGCGGCGGCAGATCAACAAGGCGATGGAAGAGCTCAACTATGTTCCCAATCGCTTGGCGGGAGGGCTGGCCGGAACCCGCTCCGATATCGTCGGCGTGGTGGTGACGTCGCTTTATTATTCCGAATTTGCGTCGATCATCGACACGCTTCAGTCCGCCCTCCTCGAAAGCGGCTTGCAGGTGATGCTCGCCAATACACGCTACGATCCCGAGCAGGAAACCCGGCTTGTCCGCTCGATTTTGAGCTGGCGGCCCGCCGCCGTCGCGATCATCGGCGTCGACCATCCGCCCAAGGTCGGTGAGCTTCTTCGCGCCTCCGGCATGCCGGTCATCGAGATGTGGGATATCGGTGGCGACATTATCGATTCCGCCGTCGGTATCGATCACGAGGCGGTTGGTGCGGCGCAGGCATCACATCTGATGGAACGCGGCTACCGCAAGCTCGCCTTTGTCGGAAGTGTCCGCGAAAACGATACGCGAGCGCAAAAGCGTGCCCGCGGTGTGGCGCGGCGTATCGCCGAAGCTGGGCTCCGCTCCGTCGTTAAGTCCACCAGCCAGGAGGGCGGAAATCCGGACCTGGGCGAAAGGCTTGCAAACGACTTGCTGGATGCCGATCCCGAAATCGATGGCATCATCTGCAACAGCGATGTCGTTGCTTTCGGCGTCCTGCGCGCCCTGAGGAAGCGCGGGAAGAAGGTTCCCGACGATATCGGCGTCATCGCTTTCGGCGATAGCGAAGCGTCCAATTGCATGTTTCCGACCCTTTCGACCGTACGGCCGAACCGCCAGCGGATCGGTCAGCTCACTGCCGACGCCATCCTCTCGCGGATCAACGGCGGCGATCCCCGAACTATTGCGGTCGAATGGGAACTCGTGGGGCGGGAAAGCACCGGCAAAATTTAA
- a CDS encoding sulfatase family protein: MPDGKKAPNIVFIITDQQRFDTIAAAGFDYMDTPNLDRLVREGVCFSHMFVTSPSCAPSRASLFTGLYPHTNGVFRNDERWTHTWVQQLAEAGYRCVNVGKMHTSPFEDSFGFHERHVVENKDRATERLPFYLDNWDKAFWARGYEKPSRVTYRRREDYHERLGAFVWELPEDLHSDNFVPEFAAMWLDRYRGEEPFLLQIGIPGPHPPYDPTQAYIDKYRDRELPEAIRDQVAMDRQPSALKKLREQHIAVDHDAVVHLADPTPEQLRRQREHYFANVSMIDTQIGKLIEALDRRGVLEDTVIIFTSDHGDCLNDHGHSQKWTMYEPSVRVPAIVWSPGRVQSGRVVDDLASLFDFGPTILELAGMQKPKWMEARSLLPYLTGEQTEGREFVFAEHAGDRILSGTEFMTMIRDKRWKLIHFVESDEGQLFDLVADPQEIDDLWDKPEHQDTKRLLINEILKWRIRSDLKTQGWTEAIVQAGAGHSPIKKTPEAR, encoded by the coding sequence GTGCCAGACGGAAAAAAAGCCCCCAATATCGTTTTTATCATAACCGACCAGCAGCGTTTCGACACGATCGCGGCGGCGGGATTTGATTATATGGACACGCCCAATCTCGACCGGTTGGTGCGCGAGGGCGTCTGCTTCAGCCATATGTTCGTGACCTCGCCCTCCTGTGCCCCGTCGCGGGCCAGCCTCTTCACCGGCCTCTATCCTCATACCAACGGTGTTTTCCGCAACGATGAGCGGTGGACGCATACCTGGGTGCAGCAGCTTGCGGAGGCCGGTTATCGCTGTGTGAACGTCGGCAAGATGCATACCTCACCCTTCGAGGATTCCTTCGGTTTTCACGAACGCCATGTTGTCGAGAACAAGGATCGCGCCACCGAGCGCCTGCCTTTCTATCTCGACAATTGGGACAAGGCCTTCTGGGCAAGGGGCTACGAGAAACCAAGTCGCGTCACCTACCGGCGGCGGGAGGATTACCATGAAAGGCTCGGCGCTTTCGTCTGGGAGCTGCCGGAGGACCTGCACTCCGACAATTTCGTTCCGGAATTTGCGGCCATGTGGCTTGACCGATATCGCGGCGAGGAGCCCTTCCTGCTGCAGATCGGCATTCCCGGTCCGCATCCGCCTTATGACCCAACCCAGGCCTATATCGACAAATACAGGGATCGCGAGTTGCCGGAAGCCATTCGCGACCAGGTAGCAATGGACCGCCAGCCATCCGCGTTGAAAAAGCTCCGAGAACAGCACATCGCCGTCGACCATGACGCCGTCGTGCACCTGGCCGATCCGACGCCGGAGCAACTGCGCCGGCAGCGCGAGCACTATTTCGCGAATGTTTCCATGATCGATACGCAAATCGGCAAGTTGATCGAGGCGCTGGACCGGCGCGGCGTGCTGGAAGATACCGTCATCATCTTCACCTCCGATCATGGCGATTGCCTCAACGATCACGGACACAGCCAGAAGTGGACGATGTACGAGCCAAGCGTCCGCGTTCCCGCCATCGTCTGGTCGCCGGGCCGTGTGCAGTCCGGGCGCGTCGTCGACGATCTCGCATCGCTGTTCGATTTCGGGCCGACAATCCTGGAACTAGCGGGAATGCAAAAACCCAAATGGATGGAAGCCCGCTCGCTGCTTCCCTACTTGACGGGCGAGCAGACGGAAGGTCGGGAGTTCGTCTTCGCCGAACATGCGGGTGACCGCATCCTGAGCGGCACCGAGTTCATGACGATGATCCGCGACAAACGCTGGAAACTCATCCACTTTGTCGAGAGCGACGAAGGCCAGCTTTTCGATCTTGTCGCCGATCCGCAAGAGATCGACGACCTATGGGACAAGCCCGAACATCAGGATACGAAACGTTTGCTGATCAACGAAATTCTCAAATGGCGCATTCGCAGCGATCTCAAGACACAGGGCTGGACGGAAGCAATCGTCCAAGCAGGTGCCGGCCACAGCCCGATCAAGAAGACACCCGAAGCCCGCTGA
- a CDS encoding peroxiredoxin, with the protein MSLRINDVAPDFTADTTRGQIQFHDWIGNGWAVLFSHPKNFTPVCTTELGAMAGLEQEFAKRGVKIIGISVDPVESHSKWKSDIKTATGFEVEYPLIGDKDLNVAKLYDMLPAGAGESSEGRTPADNATVRSVFVIGPDKKIKLILTYPMTTGRNFNEILRAIDSIQLTAKHQVATPANWQQGEDVIITAAVSNEDAITRFGSFDTILPYLRKTKQPSA; encoded by the coding sequence ATGAGCCTGCGTATCAACGATGTAGCACCCGATTTTACCGCCGACACGACCCGCGGACAGATTCAATTTCACGACTGGATCGGCAACGGCTGGGCCGTGCTGTTTTCGCATCCCAAGAATTTCACGCCGGTCTGCACCACCGAGCTCGGGGCAATGGCGGGTCTTGAACAGGAATTCGCCAAGCGTGGCGTCAAGATCATCGGTATTTCCGTCGATCCGGTCGAAAGCCACAGCAAGTGGAAGAGCGACATCAAGACGGCGACCGGCTTCGAGGTCGAATATCCGCTGATCGGCGACAAGGACCTCAACGTCGCCAAGCTCTATGACATGCTGCCGGCCGGCGCCGGTGAAAGCTCGGAAGGCCGCACGCCTGCCGACAACGCGACCGTGCGCTCGGTTTTCGTCATCGGCCCCGACAAGAAGATCAAGCTGATCCTCACCTATCCAATGACGACGGGCCGCAACTTCAATGAAATCCTGCGCGCCATCGACTCCATTCAATTGACGGCGAAGCATCAGGTTGCCACGCCGGCGAACTGGCAGCAGGGCGAGGATGTCATCATCACGGCCGCGGTATCCAACGAGGACGCCATCACGCGTTTCGGCTCGTTCGACACTATCCTGCCCTATCTCCGCAAGACAAAGCAGCCGTCGGCCTAA